A part of Buchnera aphidicola (Sarucallis kahawaluokalani) genomic DNA contains:
- the trmB gene encoding tRNA (guanosine(46)-N7)-methyltransferase TrmB: protein MYFRIKNTFLKKGDKPFMENILIKKFITPKYNKAGTFLRQIHSFNNRYRPLNKYIIEILQKNWYTIGISFKNRLIDLDTEFHKKKLPIILEIGFGYGENLLNTAINYPEYNVLGIEVYVPGVSFLIEKIYLLNIKINNIKIIVHDAVEVLQSMIHDRSIHIIQLFFPDPWPKRCHHKRRILQLEFIQLIQKKLIYNGILHIVTDCTLYVQHITNIISNMNNVINLSNIFNYVYFKNIVQNTRFGKKAILKKNKIFHLIFRFQ, encoded by the coding sequence ATGTATTTTAGGATTAAGAATACATTTTTAAAAAAAGGCGATAAACCGTTTATGGAAAATATCCTGATTAAAAAATTTATTACACCTAAATATAATAAAGCAGGTACTTTTTTGCGTCAAATTCATAGTTTTAATAATCGTTATAGACCTTTAAATAAATATATTATAGAGATATTACAAAAAAATTGGTATACTATTGGTATTAGTTTTAAAAATCGGTTAATTGATTTAGATACAGAATTTCATAAAAAAAAACTACCTATAATTTTAGAAATTGGTTTTGGTTATGGAGAAAATCTACTTAATACGGCTATAAATTACCCAGAATATAATGTTTTAGGAATTGAGGTATATGTACCTGGTGTTAGTTTTTTAATAGAAAAAATTTATTTATTAAACATCAAGATTAATAATATAAAAATTATTGTACATGATGCTGTGGAAGTATTACAATCTATGATTCATGATCGTTCAATACATATAATACAATTATTTTTTCCTGATCCTTGGCCAAAAAGATGTCATCATAAAAGAAGAATACTACAATTAGAATTTATTCAATTAATTCAAAAAAAGCTTATTTATAATGGTATACTACATATAGTAACTGATTGTACATTATATGTACAGCATATTACAAATATTATTAGTAATATGAATAATGTTATTAATCTATCAAATATATTTAATTACGTATATTTTAAAAATATTGTACAAAATACTCGTTTTGGGAAAAAAGCAATTTTAAAAAAAAATAAAATTTTTCATTTAATTTTTCGATTTCAGTAA
- the mutY gene encoding A/G-specific adenine glycosylase: protein MQPWKFSQIIINWQHQFGRNNLPWQKNNDPYRIWISEIMLQQTQVITVIPYFKKFIHIFKDVQSLAQTNLNQVLYLWSGLGYYHRACNIYKTAQIIHSKYYNNFPKQFIDLIKLPGIGKTTAHAILSFAYNYSFPILDSNVKRILIRFYQIQTHNINKYTQEKILWNIINYMSPIHNTKKFNQGMMDLGAIICIHKNPKCSICPIKNSCKSYVYAKNIPSINFIKKKNKKKCFFYIILQYKKYIFLEYRNKKNIWKNLFCFPEFYNLQEMQYWLYKYQISNTKYKKYYYMKHQFSHFTLKMVLIHVILKKKNYKKKHDIWYNLKKNIKIGIPKPIKDVLLNLYHNPYF from the coding sequence ATGCAACCTTGGAAGTTTTCTCAAATAATCATTAATTGGCAACATCAATTCGGCCGAAATAATTTGCCCTGGCAAAAAAATAATGATCCATATCGTATTTGGATATCAGAAATAATGTTACAACAAACACAAGTAATAACTGTTATACCATATTTTAAAAAATTTATACATATATTTAAAGATGTACAATCTTTAGCGCAAACAAATCTAAATCAAGTACTATATTTATGGAGCGGACTGGGTTATTATCATCGAGCATGTAATATTTATAAAACTGCACAAATTATACATAGTAAATATTATAATAACTTCCCAAAACAATTTATTGATTTAATCAAACTACCAGGTATTGGAAAAACAACAGCACACGCAATTTTATCTTTTGCATATAATTACTCTTTTCCAATCTTAGATAGTAATGTAAAACGTATATTAATACGATTTTATCAAATACAAACACACAACATAAATAAATACACACAAGAAAAAATATTGTGGAATATCATCAATTATATGTCACCTATTCACAATACTAAAAAATTCAATCAAGGTATGATGGATTTAGGTGCAATAATATGTATTCATAAGAATCCAAAATGTAGCATTTGTCCAATTAAAAATTCATGTAAATCTTATGTATATGCAAAAAATATACCATCCATAAATTTTATTAAAAAAAAAAATAAAAAAAAATGTTTTTTTTATATCATATTACAATATAAAAAATATATTTTTTTAGAATACCGAAATAAAAAAAATATTTGGAAAAATTTATTTTGTTTTCCTGAATTTTATAATTTACAAGAAATGCAATATTGGTTATATAAATATCAAATTAGTAATACAAAATATAAAAAATATTATTATATGAAACATCAATTTAGTCATTTCACATTAAAAATGGTATTAATTCATGTTATATTAAAAAAAAAAAATTATAAAAAAAAACATGATATTTGGTATAATTTAAAAAAAAATATAAAAATAGGTATACCTAAACCAATAAAAGATGTATTATTAAATCTTTATCACAATCCATATTTTTAA
- a CDS encoding oxidative damage protection protein, translating into MKKIFCQHYQKILEGFEEQFYPGKIGKKIYKNISKKGWKKWIKEQTIFINENNLNMTNQEHIKQVEQHMINFLFHKSFQDKS; encoded by the coding sequence ATGAAAAAAATATTTTGTCAACACTACCAAAAAATACTAGAAGGTTTTGAAGAACAATTTTATCCTGGAAAAATAGGGAAAAAGATATATAAAAATATTTCAAAAAAAGGTTGGAAAAAATGGATAAAAGAACAAACAATTTTTATTAATGAAAACAACCTTAATATGACTAATCAAGAACATATCAAACAAGTTGAACAACATATGATAAATTTTTTATTTCATAAATCATTTCAAGATAAATCTTGA
- the sbcB gene encoding exodeoxyribonuclease I: MYNSCSNFSFLFYDYETFGVNPSLDKVSQFACVRTDINFNILGKEYYFYCSLPNDYLPHPEAILLTGITPQYVQKHGLNEFFFSRKIFKIFNSSHTCIIGYNNLQFDDEITRNIFYRNLLDPYSWSWKNFNSRWDLICLVRACYVLMPHCIIWPKNKFGFTSFKLEDLAKSNNINHYAHDALSDVYTTIEIIRFIKKKNPELFNFFFKYRLKKNIKKLIDINIYQPMVYISPVIGCFRNYTTCIVPLFWNMNNYNSILFFDLYIDVSLLIHYLRVTQINDITITELNNLGVNWLNISKCPLLLPVSLFTQKKLLKCRINLQNCLRTIDIIKRNNIFFEKIMHVFKNYSYKNITNNVDLQIYNSFFSQYERNIMHKIHSIKVDHWKKFKFNFNNHQLEEIFFRLRARNFPELLNKSESIKWSIHLKKVFSIENLDKYFAKLQKLLNQYHSTDKEYILLSDLKKYVDSLISRFILK, translated from the coding sequence GTGTATAATTCATGTTCTAATTTTAGTTTTTTATTTTATGATTATGAAACTTTTGGGGTAAATCCATCGTTAGATAAAGTATCTCAATTTGCCTGTGTAAGAACTGATATAAACTTTAATATTCTTGGTAAGGAATATTATTTTTATTGCTCACTTCCAAATGATTATTTACCTCACCCTGAAGCAATTTTACTAACCGGTATTACTCCTCAATATGTTCAAAAGCATGGTTTAAATGAATTTTTTTTTTCTAGAAAAATTTTTAAAATTTTTAATAGTAGTCATACATGTATTATTGGATACAATAATTTGCAGTTTGATGATGAAATCACAAGAAATATTTTTTATCGTAATCTTTTAGACCCTTATTCTTGGAGTTGGAAAAATTTTAATTCTCGATGGGATTTAATATGTCTTGTAAGGGCATGTTACGTATTAATGCCTCATTGTATTATTTGGCCTAAAAATAAGTTTGGGTTTACTAGTTTCAAGTTAGAAGATTTAGCAAAAAGTAATAATATTAATCATTATGCTCATGATGCTTTATCCGATGTGTATACAACAATTGAAATTATTCGTTTTATCAAAAAAAAAAATCCAGAATTATTTAATTTTTTTTTTAAATATCGATTAAAAAAAAATATTAAAAAACTGATTGATATAAATATTTATCAACCAATGGTTTATATTTCACCTGTTATTGGTTGTTTTAGAAATTATACTACTTGTATTGTTCCGTTATTTTGGAATATGAATAATTATAATAGTATATTATTTTTTGATTTGTACATAGATGTTTCTTTGTTAATACATTATTTACGTGTGACTCAAATTAATGATATTACTATTACAGAATTAAATAATCTCGGTGTTAATTGGTTAAATATTAGCAAGTGTCCTCTTTTACTTCCAGTGAGTTTATTTACTCAAAAGAAATTGTTAAAATGCAGAATTAATTTACAAAACTGTTTACGCACAATAGATATTATAAAAAGAAATAACATATTTTTTGAAAAAATTATGCATGTTTTCAAAAATTATAGTTATAAAAATATTACGAATAATGTAGATTTACAGATATATAATTCTTTTTTTTCTCAGTACGAAAGAAATATTATGCATAAAATACATAGTATAAAGGTAGATCATTGGAAAAAATTTAAATTTAATTTTAATAATCATCAATTAGAAGAAATATTTTTTAGATTACGCGCACGTAATTTTCCAGAATTATTAAATAAATCGGAAAGTATAAAATGGAGTATACATCTTAAAAAAGTTTTTTCAATAGAGAACTTAGATAAATACTTTGCAAAATTACAAAAATTACTAAATCAATATCATTCTACAGATAAAGAGTATATTTTATTATCTGATTTAAAAAAATACGTTGACTCGTTGATTTCAAGATTTATCTTGAAATGA
- the pyrE gene encoding orotate phosphoribosyltransferase, with product MHKKKQSHMKIQKEKFIQLIFIKQALQFGQFKLKSNRYSPYFFNSHCFYNGADILQIGEIYSDMIYASKVHIDVIFGPAYKGIPLATATVIALKNKYNLEVPYFFDRKEYKQYSDIGYIIGKKYNKKKIVIIDDVITSGKTIQKSNKIINILKNQNSISGIFFLFDREEFGTSNKYTAKKELQKKYNCPIISMISITDIIKYCTEHNIYPTDLSKIVKYYQQYKPSNKINT from the coding sequence ATGCATAAAAAAAAACAATCACACATGAAAATCCAAAAAGAAAAGTTCATTCAATTAATTTTTATAAAACAAGCTTTACAATTTGGTCAATTTAAATTAAAATCAAATCGCTATAGTCCATATTTTTTTAATTCACATTGTTTTTATAATGGTGCAGATATATTACAAATAGGTGAAATATATAGTGATATGATTTATGCATCTAAAGTTCATATTGATGTTATATTTGGTCCAGCATATAAAGGTATTCCATTAGCTACAGCAACAGTAATAGCTTTAAAAAACAAATATAATCTTGAAGTACCTTACTTCTTTGACCGAAAAGAATATAAACAATATAGCGATATTGGATATATTATTGGTAAAAAATACAATAAAAAAAAAATTGTTATTATAGATGATGTAATTACATCAGGAAAAACCATTCAGAAATCTAATAAAATAATTAACATTTTAAAAAATCAAAATAGTATTTCAGGAATATTTTTTTTATTCGATCGTGAAGAATTTGGAACATCGAATAAATATACTGCAAAAAAAGAATTACAAAAAAAATATAACTGTCCAATAATCTCTATGATTAGTATTACAGATATAATTAAATACTGTACTGAGCATAATATATATCCAACAGATTTATCTAAAATAGTTAAATATTATCAACAGTATAAGCCATCAAATAAAATAAATACATAA
- the dut gene encoding dUTP diphosphatase, with the protein MCIIDIKILDKRLSASSLKYYTEGSCGLDLKAMVSKKIKICSNQVILLPSGIAVFIKNPLITAMIVPRSGLGHHHGIILGNTIGIIDADYQGQLMISIWNRGLKDFYIYPGDRIAQLIFVPIVKPIFNIVSDFIPTIRNTNGFGHSGI; encoded by the coding sequence ATGTGTATTATAGATATAAAAATTTTAGATAAAAGATTATCTGCTTCTTCTTTAAAATATTATACTGAAGGATCGTGTGGTTTAGATTTAAAAGCAATGGTATCTAAAAAAATAAAAATTTGTTCTAATCAAGTAATATTATTACCGTCTGGTATTGCAGTTTTTATTAAAAATCCATTAATTACTGCGATGATTGTTCCTCGTTCTGGTTTAGGTCATCATCATGGTATTATTTTAGGTAATACAATTGGTATAATCGATGCAGATTATCAAGGACAACTAATGATATCTATTTGGAATCGAGGGTTAAAAGATTTTTATATTTATCCAGGTGATAGAATTGCACAGTTAATATTTGTTCCAATTGTTAAACCGATTTTTAATATTGTGTCTGATTTTATACCGACTATACGAAATACTAATGGTTTTGGACATTCTGGTATATAA
- the rplI gene encoding 50S ribosomal protein L9 codes for MKIILLKDIPGLGQFGHTVVVKSGYARNYLVPYGMATFANFVNIKELDRQEKEIQLQEQVDIQNAQLRILEIKKITPVCIFSQARSTGKLFGSIGVKEILQAIKELGISIKKNELIIYGGLIRKIGNYNIVFQPYKDISCYITINIISKKS; via the coding sequence ATGAAAATTATTTTATTAAAAGATATTCCAGGATTAGGACAATTTGGACATACCGTTGTAGTAAAATCAGGATACGCTAGAAATTATCTTGTTCCATATGGTATGGCTACATTTGCAAATTTTGTTAATATTAAGGAGTTAGATCGTCAAGAAAAAGAGATACAATTACAAGAGCAAGTAGATATCCAAAATGCACAATTACGAATTTTAGAAATAAAAAAAATTACGCCTGTGTGTATATTTTCTCAAGCGAGATCGACAGGAAAGTTATTTGGATCTATTGGTGTAAAGGAAATATTACAAGCAATTAAAGAATTGGGTATATCTATAAAAAAAAACGAGTTAATTATATATGGTGGTTTGATTCGTAAAATAGGGAATTATAATATTGTTTTTCAGCCTTATAAAGATATTTCATGTTATATAACAATTAATATTATTTCTAAAAAATCGTAA
- the rpsR gene encoding 30S ribosomal protein S18 produces MVRYFRRRKFCRFTAEKVVKIDYKDILTLKSYITENSKIVPSRITGTCSKYQKQLSKAIKCARYLALIPYTDQHR; encoded by the coding sequence ATGGTTCGATATTTTCGAAGAAGAAAATTCTGTAGATTTACTGCAGAAAAAGTTGTTAAGATAGATTATAAAGATATTTTAACTTTAAAAAGTTATATCACAGAAAATAGCAAAATTGTTCCTAGTCGTATTACAGGTACTTGTTCAAAATATCAAAAACAATTATCTAAAGCAATTAAGTGTGCTAGATATCTTGCATTAATTCCTTATACAGATCAGCATCGATAA
- the rpsF gene encoding 30S ribosomal protein S6, which produces MRHYEIVLMIHPDQTSEQLIKIINIYKQFILKNNGLIHRFEDWGRRQLAYSVKKLRKAYYILMNIELSPHNIDQFKKILRFDNFVIRNLILNVKNKINSISPMLKIKDEKKVVKL; this is translated from the coding sequence ATGCGTCATTATGAAATTGTACTCATGATACATCCTGATCAAACATCGGAGCAGTTAATAAAAATTATTAATATTTATAAACAATTTATTTTAAAAAATAATGGTTTGATACATCGTTTTGAAGACTGGGGAAGAAGACAGTTAGCGTATTCTGTGAAGAAGTTACGTAAAGCATATTATATATTAATGAATATTGAGTTATCACCTCATAATATTGATCAATTTAAAAAAATACTTCGTTTTGATAATTTTGTTATTCGGAATTTAATTTTAAATGTAAAAAATAAAATTAATTCTATATCACCGATGTTAAAAATTAAAGATGAAAAAAAAGTAGTTAAGTTATAA
- a CDS encoding adenylosuccinate synthase, with the protein MSKNIVVLGMQWGDEGKGKIVDFLTIQANYVVRYQGGHNAGHTLVIGKKKIILHLIPSGILHQNVICMLGNGVVISSNSLINEIKMLDSLGISVVGRLFISKNCPLILPYHIKMDVLREKLSGKLCIGTTQKGIGPAYEDKVARYGIRICDLYNESVLQEKIKRVLDYYNFQFVHYYKSKPVEYNIVWENILCAQRIIKDKIKDIPTILKNADRDQKRIIFEGAQGALLDLDHGTFPYVTSSNSTLGGVFTGSGVHINQINIIIGIFKAYCTRVGYGPFPTELKNEVDDYLCNKGKEFGSTTGRRRRTGWLDLVLLLRMVMINSISSLCLTKLDVLDELSEIKVCIAYENIYTAEIINNPFDYLDWSILKPVYKVFPGWKISTKGITEFSKLPFFAQNYINYIENYIGNGVYIDIISTGPERSETIIVRNLFNTNSM; encoded by the coding sequence GTGAGTAAAAATATTGTTGTACTAGGTATGCAGTGGGGTGATGAAGGAAAAGGTAAAATTGTAGATTTTCTGACTATACAAGCAAACTATGTAGTGAGATATCAAGGTGGACATAATGCCGGCCATACTCTTGTGATAGGAAAAAAAAAGATTATTTTACATCTAATTCCTTCAGGTATACTACATCAAAATGTGATTTGTATGTTAGGTAATGGAGTAGTAATTTCTTCTAATAGTTTAATTAATGAAATAAAAATGTTGGATAGTTTAGGTATTTCAGTTGTTGGCCGTTTATTTATATCAAAAAATTGTCCTTTAATTTTACCATACCATATTAAGATGGATGTTTTAAGAGAAAAATTATCTGGTAAATTATGTATTGGTACAACTCAAAAAGGTATTGGTCCTGCATATGAGGATAAAGTTGCTCGTTATGGTATACGAATCTGTGATTTATATAATGAATCTGTATTACAAGAAAAAATAAAACGTGTTCTTGATTATTATAATTTTCAATTTGTACATTATTATAAATCTAAGCCAGTGGAGTATAATATTGTTTGGGAAAATATTTTATGTGCTCAACGTATTATCAAAGATAAAATTAAAGATATACCAACGATTTTAAAAAATGCAGATCGTGATCAGAAACGTATTATTTTTGAAGGTGCTCAGGGAGCTTTATTAGATTTAGATCATGGTACCTTTCCTTATGTTACTTCCTCTAATAGTACCCTTGGGGGGGTATTTACTGGATCAGGTGTTCATATAAACCAGATAAATATTATTATTGGTATATTTAAAGCTTATTGTACTAGAGTGGGTTATGGACCATTTCCTACGGAATTAAAAAACGAAGTTGATGATTATTTATGTAACAAAGGTAAAGAATTTGGATCTACTACAGGTCGTAGAAGAAGAACAGGTTGGTTAGATTTAGTATTATTATTACGTATGGTGATGATAAACTCTATTTCTTCTTTGTGTTTAACTAAATTAGATGTTTTAGATGAATTATCAGAAATAAAAGTGTGTATTGCATATGAAAATATTTATACTGCTGAAATTATTAATAATCCATTTGATTACTTAGATTGGAGTATATTAAAACCAGTATATAAAGTTTTTCCTGGTTGGAAAATTTCTACAAAAGGTATTACTGAATTTTCAAAACTACCTTTTTTTGCACAAAATTATATTAATTATATTGAAAATTATATTGGTAATGGTGTATATATTGATATAATTTCTACTGGTCCTGAAAGAAGTGAAACAATTATAGTACGTAATTTATTCAATACAAATAGTATGTAG
- a CDS encoding aminodeoxychorismate/anthranilate synthase component II, protein MSKDILLIDNFDSFTYNIVDQLRATGNNVIIYRNTVDIQIILCTLSKLKHPVILLSPGPGQPKNSGCMLDLLRYTIGKIPIIGICLGHQAIVEYYGGTVEYAGEIIHGKTSYIYHDQKDMFYNLPNPLLVARYHSLICQKIPKKLIINAFFNNMVMAVRNNKDKICGFQFHPESILTTHGCKLLESTLSWLDVI, encoded by the coding sequence ATGTCTAAAGATATTCTTCTAATAGATAATTTTGATTCTTTTACATATAATATTGTTGATCAATTGAGAGCAACGGGAAATAATGTAATTATTTATCGTAATACAGTGGATATACAGATTATTTTATGTACTTTATCAAAACTGAAACATCCAGTGATATTACTATCTCCTGGACCTGGCCAACCAAAAAACTCTGGTTGTATGTTAGATTTATTACGTTATACAATTGGCAAAATACCAATTATTGGAATTTGTTTAGGACATCAAGCTATTGTGGAATATTATGGTGGTACTGTAGAGTACGCAGGAGAAATCATACATGGAAAAACATCGTATATTTATCATGATCAAAAAGATATGTTTTATAATTTACCTAATCCATTATTAGTAGCAAGATATCATTCCTTAATTTGTCAGAAAATTCCAAAAAAATTAATCATTAATGCTTTTTTTAATAATATGGTTATGGCAGTTAGAAATAACAAGGATAAGATTTGTGGGTTTCAATTTCACCCTGAGTCGATTTTGACGACACATGGATGTAAATTACTTGAATCTACTCTTTCTTGGCTAGATGTTATATAA
- a CDS encoding anthranilate synthase component 1, with amino-acid sequence MLMNKNIFQTVQIDAPYRSNPAATFYELCGNKKISLLLESAEINKKYQLKSMMIIDTAVRITAYKQIVIYEAMTKNGQNILDQIHTVIPKVVRISYYKNTVKLIFPKNDFNVDEDVKLRSLSVFDAFRFIFQLVKAKEKDLDAIFFGGLFSYDLINTFEILPKVKGCYKCPDFCFYLSEVLLIIDHLNKNSMIQGSIFFKDFYEQKRITDRLYNLQKKLYNDPTNIPCNTILPSKVQISLNDLEYQNVVKNMQRYIRQGEIFQVVPSRKFFLSCPYPLLAYYTLKLNNPSPYMFFMQDTDFTLFGASPESSLKYNPITRKIEIYPIAGTRPRGFDLSGNLNFDFDSRIELEMRTNHKELSEHLMLVDLARNDLAKICVPGTRFVSQLTKVDRYSHVMHLVSKVIGVLQYDLDALHAYSACMNMGTLTGAPKMRAMELIYEAENFKRGSYGGAIGYFTASGVLDTCIVIRSAYVENNIATIQAGAGVVLDSIPIEEAIESRNKAQVVLNSIIQSNYHKDIL; translated from the coding sequence ATACTAATGAATAAAAATATATTTCAGACTGTACAAATAGATGCACCATATCGAAGTAATCCAGCAGCAACATTTTATGAATTATGTGGAAATAAAAAGATATCTTTATTATTAGAATCTGCTGAAATAAATAAAAAATATCAATTAAAAAGTATGATGATTATAGATACAGCAGTACGTATTACTGCATATAAACAAATCGTAATTTATGAAGCTATGACAAAAAATGGTCAGAATATATTAGATCAAATACATACTGTAATTCCAAAAGTAGTAAGAATTAGTTATTATAAAAACACAGTTAAGTTGATATTTCCAAAAAATGATTTTAATGTAGATGAAGATGTTAAATTACGTTCATTATCAGTGTTTGATGCTTTTCGATTTATTTTTCAATTAGTTAAAGCAAAAGAAAAAGATCTTGATGCAATTTTTTTTGGAGGATTATTTTCATATGATTTAATTAATACATTTGAAATATTACCTAAAGTAAAAGGTTGTTATAAATGTCCAGATTTTTGTTTTTATTTATCAGAAGTTTTGCTAATTATTGATCATTTAAATAAAAATAGTATGATTCAGGGTAGTATTTTTTTTAAAGATTTTTATGAACAAAAAAGAATTACTGATAGATTGTATAATTTACAAAAAAAGTTATATAATGATCCTACCAATATTCCATGTAATACAATTCTTCCTTCAAAAGTGCAAATTAGTCTGAATGATTTAGAATATCAAAATGTTGTAAAAAATATGCAAAGATATATACGTCAAGGCGAAATATTTCAAGTTGTACCGTCTAGAAAATTTTTTTTATCATGCCCATATCCTTTATTAGCATATTATACTTTAAAATTGAATAATCCAAGTCCTTATATGTTTTTTATGCAAGATACGGATTTTACATTATTTGGAGCTTCTCCAGAAAGTTCATTAAAATATAATCCTATTACACGTAAGATTGAAATTTATCCTATTGCTGGTACTCGACCAAGAGGATTTGATCTATCAGGAAATTTAAATTTTGATTTTGATAGTCGAATAGAATTGGAAATGCGTACTAATCATAAAGAATTATCAGAGCATTTGATGCTGGTTGATTTAGCAAGAAACGATTTGGCAAAAATTTGTGTTCCAGGAACAAGATTTGTTTCTCAATTAACTAAAGTGGACCGTTATTCACACGTTATGCATTTAGTGTCAAAAGTAATTGGTGTTTTACAATATGATTTAGATGCATTACATGCATATTCTGCTTGTATGAACATGGGTACTTTAACTGGAGCACCAAAAATGAGAGCTATGGAATTAATTTATGAAGCAGAAAATTTTAAACGAGGTAGTTATGGTGGTGCTATTGGTTATTTTACTGCTTCAGGTGTATTAGATACATGTATTGTGATTAGATCTGCATATGTAGAAAATAATATTGCTACTATACAAGCTGGTGCAGGTGTAGTTTTAGATTCTATACCAATAGAAGAAGCAATTGAAAGTCGTAACAAAGCGCAGGTTGTTTTAAATTCTATTATTCAATCAAATTATCATAAGGATATATTATAA
- the miaA gene encoding tRNA (adenosine(37)-N6)-dimethylallyltransferase MiaA: MQSNILYDKFNSIVNKKFVIFVMGPTASGKSALAMHLRKYLPVELISVDSALIYKHMDIGTAKPSSIELSKHPHRLINVVDPGEWYSVSNFRRDVLQSIQEIFYMNKIPLLVGGTMLYYHILLNGISALPKADLKLRRKFLYCKVLGDKNFLHKYLSIIDSDAAKIIHPNDIHRIIRALEVYFITGQKMSILKKKTSNVFPYDVIQFAVIPDKLCLYNKIKYRFYNMLHQGLEFEVRKLFYRGDLNIESPAIRCIGYRHMWLYLLHEISYNQMIHDAIIATRKFAKKQMTWLKRWPNVHILCDKKLNLLTEKILYLVYRRYLYTLV; the protein is encoded by the coding sequence ATGCAAAGTAATATATTATATGATAAGTTTAATAGTATTGTAAATAAAAAATTTGTAATTTTTGTTATGGGACCTACTGCATCAGGTAAGTCCGCATTAGCAATGCATTTACGAAAATATCTTCCTGTTGAACTTATTAGTGTCGATTCTGCATTAATTTATAAACATATGGATATTGGAACTGCGAAACCTAGTAGTATAGAATTATCAAAACATCCACATCGTTTGATAAATGTAGTCGATCCCGGAGAGTGGTATTCTGTATCAAATTTTCGTCGCGATGTTTTACAGTCAATTCAAGAGATTTTTTATATGAATAAAATTCCATTATTAGTCGGTGGTACAATGTTGTACTATCATATTTTATTAAATGGTATATCAGCATTACCTAAAGCAGATTTAAAATTACGTAGAAAATTTTTATATTGTAAAGTACTAGGAGATAAAAATTTTTTGCATAAATATTTATCTATTATTGATAGTGATGCAGCAAAGATTATTCATCCTAACGATATTCACAGAATTATTAGAGCATTAGAAGTATATTTTATTACTGGTCAAAAAATGAGTATATTAAAAAAAAAAACATCTAATGTTTTTCCTTATGATGTAATACAATTTGCTGTAATACCAGATAAATTATGTTTATATAATAAGATAAAATATCGTTTTTACAATATGTTGCATCAAGGTTTAGAATTTGAAGTACGGAAATTATTTTATAGAGGAGATTTAAATATAGAATCTCCAGCAATACGTTGTATCGGTTATCGTCATATGTGGTTATACTTATTACATGAGATTAGTTATAACCAGATGATTCATGATGCAATTATTGCAACACGTAAATTTGCAAAGAAACAAATGACTTGGTTAAAACGTTGGCCGAATGTACATATTTTATGTGATAAAAAGTTAAATTTGTTAACTGAAAAAATATTATATTTGGTATATCGTAGATATTTATATACTTTGGTTTAA